A single genomic interval of Halomonas sp. GT harbors:
- a CDS encoding TIM barrel protein, whose protein sequence is MANTTANLLAPHQLRLGINPLSWTNDVITEFGDDTPVETFLHEAAACGYQGVEMGRKFPRAPSVLKPLLAEHDLALASGWYSGFLAERDVESELAVVAEHAELLAACGAQVMVYGECGLMPGDTPFDAPLSKTPSVAKDDWSAYGERLTRFAEALKVRHGIALSYHAHLMMVVENEAEIDLLMAHTGEAVGLLFDAGHVVAGGGYGRSAGTPWQAYQSSAL, encoded by the coding sequence ATGGCCAATACGACAGCTAACCTACTGGCACCCCATCAGCTGCGGTTAGGCATTAATCCGCTAAGTTGGACAAACGATGTGATCACCGAGTTTGGTGACGATACCCCTGTCGAGACATTCCTGCACGAGGCCGCTGCCTGCGGTTACCAAGGGGTCGAAATGGGCCGCAAGTTCCCCCGCGCCCCATCAGTGCTCAAACCGTTATTGGCGGAGCACGACTTGGCTCTGGCGAGCGGTTGGTACTCCGGGTTTTTAGCCGAACGCGATGTCGAGTCAGAACTGGCGGTGGTGGCCGAGCATGCAGAGCTGCTGGCTGCTTGCGGTGCCCAGGTGATGGTGTATGGCGAGTGTGGCCTGATGCCGGGTGATACGCCATTCGACGCGCCGCTGTCGAAAACGCCGAGCGTAGCAAAAGACGATTGGTCGGCCTATGGCGAGCGTCTGACGCGCTTTGCCGAGGCGCTTAAAGTGCGCCATGGCATTGCGCTGAGTTATCACGCCCATCTGATGATGGTGGTGGAAAATGAAGCCGAGATTGACTTGCTAATGGCTCATACGGGCGAGGCAGTGGGGCTGCTGTTCGATGCAGGCCATGTGGTAGCCGGGGGGGGATATGGCAGGTCTGCTGGCACGCCATGGCAAGCGTATCAATCATCTGCACTGTAA
- a CDS encoding TIM barrel protein: MAGLLARHGKRINHLHCKDIRGDVMARVRREDISFNQGVRDGMFTVPGDGYLDFSPLIEFATNTDYQGWLIVEAEQDPRKAPPKEMAGIAYRHMAQLFENR; this comes from the coding sequence ATGGCAGGTCTGCTGGCACGCCATGGCAAGCGTATCAATCATCTGCACTGTAAAGACATCCGGGGTGATGTCATGGCCCGAGTGCGCCGCGAGGACATCAGCTTCAACCAAGGCGTGCGCGATGGCATGTTCACCGTGCCGGGTGATGGCTACCTGGATTTTTCGCCCCTGATTGAGTTTGCCACCAACACTGATTATCAAGGCTGGCTGATCGTGGAGGCAGAGCAAGACCCGCGTAAAGCACCCCCAAAAGAGATGGCCGGTATTGCTTATCGCCATATGGCACAGCTGTTTGAAAACCGCTGA